Proteins from a single region of Streptomyces griseiscabiei:
- a CDS encoding 1,2-dihydroxy-3-keto-5-methylthiopentene dioxygenase: MTLLTTWPESGPETVVRRTSDPVEIAAALAPLGVRYEQWPIREDVPFDAGSETVFAAYGPEIERLNAEEGFTTVDVLGLHPSDDPEFPVKAKAAREKFLQEHTHDDDDEVRFFVSGSGIFYLHVDGEVHAVYCEKGDLLGVPRGTTHWFDMGTSPSFTAIRFFHEEDGWIGSFTGSTIASRFPDYDTIDAGYQQDKQDKAAV; the protein is encoded by the coding sequence ATGACCCTGCTGACCACCTGGCCCGAGTCCGGACCGGAGACCGTGGTGCGTCGTACCTCCGACCCCGTGGAGATCGCCGCCGCGCTGGCGCCGCTCGGGGTGCGCTACGAGCAGTGGCCGATCCGCGAGGACGTGCCGTTCGACGCGGGCAGCGAGACCGTGTTCGCCGCGTACGGACCGGAGATCGAGCGGCTCAACGCCGAGGAGGGCTTCACCACGGTCGACGTCCTCGGGCTGCACCCGAGCGACGATCCCGAGTTCCCGGTGAAGGCGAAGGCCGCCCGCGAGAAGTTCCTCCAGGAGCACACCCACGACGACGATGACGAGGTGCGCTTCTTCGTCTCCGGCTCCGGCATCTTCTACCTCCACGTCGACGGCGAGGTGCACGCCGTCTACTGCGAGAAGGGCGACCTGCTGGGTGTACCGCGCGGGACGACGCACTGGTTCGACATGGGCACCAGCCCCTCCTTCACGGCGATCCGGTTCTTCCACGAGGAGGACGGCTGGATCGGCAGCTTCACCGGCTCCACCATCGCCTCCCGCTTCCCGGACTACGACACGATCGACGCCGGGTACCAGCAGGACAAGCAGGACAAGGCAGCGGTGTGA
- the mtnC gene encoding acireductone synthase, whose protein sequence is MSQVFDSGSIDSVVLDIEGTTSATGFVVDVLYPYSRSRFAALLAERGDDPEVARAVAQVRELIDEPDADAARVEKALHAWLDEDRKATPLKTLQGLIWSEGFARGDLVSHFYDDVLPALRAWHTAGVRLHVYSSGSVAAQRAWFRSSPEGDLLPLVEGLYDTENAGPKQEAESYRVIATALGLAATPERILFLSDRPGELDAAREAGWHAVGVRRPGEPYYEQGVGDHAQAGTFDEITIIRSTT, encoded by the coding sequence GTGAGCCAGGTCTTCGACAGCGGCTCCATCGACTCCGTGGTGCTCGACATCGAGGGCACCACGAGCGCCACGGGGTTCGTCGTGGACGTGCTCTACCCGTACTCCCGCTCCCGTTTCGCGGCGCTGCTCGCGGAACGGGGTGACGATCCTGAGGTGGCGCGGGCTGTCGCCCAGGTACGCGAGCTCATCGACGAGCCGGACGCCGACGCCGCGCGGGTCGAGAAGGCGCTCCACGCGTGGCTCGACGAGGACCGCAAGGCGACGCCGCTGAAGACCCTCCAGGGCCTCATCTGGTCCGAGGGCTTCGCCCGGGGCGACCTCGTCTCCCACTTCTACGACGACGTCCTGCCGGCCCTGCGCGCCTGGCACACGGCGGGCGTACGCCTGCACGTGTACTCCTCGGGTTCCGTGGCCGCGCAGCGCGCCTGGTTCCGGTCGAGCCCCGAGGGCGATCTGCTGCCGCTGGTCGAGGGGTTGTACGACACGGAGAACGCGGGGCCGAAGCAGGAGGCGGAGTCGTACCGCGTGATCGCGACGGCGCTGGGTCTCGCCGCGACGCCCGAGCGCATCCTCTTCCTCTCCGACCGGCCCGGTGAACTGGACGCGGCGCGGGAGGCCGGCTGGCACGCCGTCGGTGTCCGGCGGCCCGGGGAGCCGTACTACGAGCAAGGCGTCGGCGACCACGCGCAGGCGGGGACGTTCGACGAGATCACCATCATCAGGAGCACGACGTGA
- the mtnB gene encoding methylthioribulose 1-phosphate dehydratase, protein MTTEISSLDLEEAGAVLAAESARFASFGWMRGTSGNLSVVLSRDPLRLAVTASGHDKGELTPADVVLVDGDGAAVQGGRPSAEAELHARVAALTGAGAVVHVHTVASVAMGRREPGGIVFRDLEMLKGVGQPAHDVEVTLPVITNSQDMKELGDRLEAARDPRMPAVVVAGHGLYVWGDTPRQARHHTEVVEWLLELELSQR, encoded by the coding sequence GTGACCACAGAGATCTCTTCCCTCGACCTGGAGGAGGCGGGCGCCGTCCTGGCCGCCGAGTCGGCCCGCTTCGCCTCCTTCGGCTGGATGCGCGGCACCTCGGGGAACCTGTCGGTGGTGCTGTCCCGCGATCCGCTGCGGCTGGCGGTGACGGCGAGCGGACACGACAAGGGTGAACTGACGCCCGCGGACGTGGTGTTGGTGGACGGCGACGGTGCCGCGGTCCAGGGCGGCAGGCCGTCCGCCGAGGCCGAGCTGCACGCGCGCGTCGCCGCGCTGACCGGGGCGGGTGCGGTCGTCCACGTCCACACGGTCGCGTCCGTGGCGATGGGGCGCCGTGAGCCCGGGGGCATCGTGTTCAGGGACCTGGAGATGCTCAAGGGCGTCGGCCAGCCCGCCCACGACGTCGAGGTCACCCTCCCCGTCATCACCAACAGCCAGGACATGAAGGAGCTGGGCGACCGTCTGGAGGCCGCCCGCGACCCCCGTATGCCGGCGGTGGTCGTCGCCGGCCACGGCCTGTACGTCTGGGGCGACACCCCTCGCCAGGCCCGTCATCACACCGAAGTGGTGGAGTGGCTGCTGGAGTTGGAGCTGTCCCAGCGCTGA
- the mtnA gene encoding S-methyl-5-thioribose-1-phosphate isomerase → MPQELRAVDWTGNSVALIDQTVLPHRTETVEIRDVDSLVSAIQRLVVRGAPAIGAAGGYGVALALLQGEREGWSAEETRAAVARVRAARPTAVNLMVCVDRVMTRFDEGLDAVLEEAAAVQREDVEANRAMGVFGADWLLKRVGVDRPLRVLTHCNTGALATAGWGTALGVIRELHARGLLEVVYADETRPLLQGSRLTAWELVQEGIPHHVQVDGAAAGTILRGEVDAAIVGADRIAANGDTANKVGTVGVALACADAGIPFMVAAPTTTVDLATLSGADIHIELRGEDEVLEWSGVRTAPAESRGHNPAFDVTPGRLVTGLVTERGVLEVSAGELPGERLRQA, encoded by the coding sequence ATGCCCCAGGAACTGCGCGCCGTCGACTGGACCGGAAACAGCGTCGCGCTCATCGACCAGACGGTCCTGCCGCACCGCACCGAGACGGTCGAGATCCGCGACGTCGACTCCCTGGTCTCCGCGATCCAGCGCCTCGTCGTCCGGGGCGCTCCCGCGATCGGGGCGGCGGGCGGGTACGGGGTGGCCCTCGCGCTCCTTCAGGGCGAGCGGGAGGGCTGGTCGGCCGAGGAGACACGGGCCGCCGTCGCCCGTGTCCGTGCGGCGCGCCCCACCGCCGTGAACCTGATGGTGTGTGTCGACCGGGTCATGACCCGCTTCGACGAGGGGCTGGACGCGGTGCTGGAGGAGGCCGCCGCCGTCCAGCGCGAGGACGTCGAGGCGAACCGGGCCATGGGGGTGTTCGGCGCCGACTGGCTGCTGAAGCGGGTGGGCGTCGACCGTCCGCTGCGGGTGCTGACCCACTGCAACACGGGCGCGCTGGCAACCGCCGGATGGGGAACGGCACTTGGCGTCATCCGCGAACTCCACGCGCGGGGGCTCCTCGAAGTCGTCTACGCCGACGAGACCCGTCCCCTCCTCCAGGGATCCCGGCTGACCGCCTGGGAGTTGGTCCAGGAGGGCATCCCGCACCACGTCCAGGTGGACGGCGCCGCCGCCGGCACGATCCTGCGCGGTGAGGTCGACGCGGCGATCGTGGGCGCCGACCGCATCGCGGCCAACGGCGACACGGCCAACAAGGTCGGCACGGTCGGTGTCGCCCTCGCCTGCGCCGACGCCGGCATCCCCTTCATGGTCGCCGCCCCCACCACCACGGTCGACCTCGCCACCCTCTCCGGCGCCGACATCCACATCGAACTCCGGGGCGAGGACGAGGTGTTGGAATGGAGCGGCGTCCGCACGGCACCCGCCGAGTCCCGGGGCCACAACCCGGCGTTCGACGTGACACCGGGCCGCCTGGTGACGGGCCTGGTCACCGAGCGGGGCGTGCTGGAGGTCTCGGCGGGCGAACTGCCCGGCGAGCGCCTGCGCCAGGCGTGA
- a CDS encoding BMP family ABC transporter substrate-binding protein: protein MSRSARPTRRSRRSLRLAALATGTVLLATACNAAAKKDGSADDAGASGGSGKSFTLVTPDAVGQNEFLKNAVTGVKAAAKEHDGSQKVYESTDTSSQQQNVQAAVDERPDVIVLVGFEFADLVAQQAEAHPKQRFLLVDACTEKTFENVSCAVFREHEGVFLAGAEAGLLSESGKVGAVDVLDTPQFRRFSDPFAAGAQHVAAKTQTSTRFVGGQSPFDDSARAKEQAGSLLAKGYDQLMAAAAAGNYGVFEAAKAKGAFAYGVDVNQCPSAPGTVVDNVVKRTDVAVEKGIERVLDGKTGTVSYGLKEGGITLTGLEDGVDSSQCVIADHKDVLKKVEALRDLIVSGELKVDDPAAA, encoded by the coding sequence ATGTCCCGCAGTGCCCGCCCCACCCGTAGATCCCGCCGCTCCCTGCGACTCGCCGCCCTCGCCACCGGCACCGTCCTGCTGGCCACCGCCTGCAACGCGGCCGCGAAGAAGGACGGTTCCGCCGACGACGCCGGCGCGAGCGGTGGCAGCGGCAAGAGCTTCACGCTCGTCACCCCGGACGCCGTCGGCCAGAACGAGTTCCTGAAGAACGCCGTCACCGGTGTGAAGGCGGCGGCGAAGGAGCACGACGGCTCGCAGAAGGTCTACGAGTCCACGGACACCTCCTCGCAGCAGCAGAACGTGCAGGCCGCGGTGGACGAGCGGCCGGATGTGATCGTGCTGGTGGGCTTCGAGTTCGCGGACCTGGTCGCCCAGCAGGCCGAGGCCCACCCGAAGCAGCGGTTCCTGCTGGTGGACGCGTGCACGGAGAAGACGTTCGAGAACGTGTCGTGCGCGGTGTTCCGGGAGCACGAGGGTGTCTTCCTCGCGGGCGCGGAGGCGGGCCTGCTGAGCGAGAGCGGCAAGGTGGGTGCCGTGGACGTGCTGGACACGCCCCAGTTCCGCCGCTTCAGCGACCCGTTCGCGGCCGGTGCCCAGCATGTCGCCGCCAAGACGCAGACCTCGACCCGGTTCGTCGGCGGCCAGTCCCCGTTCGACGACTCCGCCCGCGCCAAGGAGCAGGCCGGCTCGCTGCTCGCCAAGGGCTACGACCAGCTGATGGCCGCCGCCGCGGCCGGCAACTACGGCGTGTTCGAGGCGGCGAAGGCCAAGGGCGCGTTCGCGTACGGCGTGGACGTCAACCAGTGCCCGTCGGCGCCGGGCACGGTCGTCGACAACGTCGTCAAGCGCACGGACGTCGCGGTGGAGAAGGGCATCGAGCGGGTCCTCGACGGAAAGACGGGCACGGTCTCATACGGCCTCAAGGAGGGCGGCATCACCCTCACCGGTCTGGAGGACGGCGTGGACTCGTCGCAGTGCGTCATCGCCGACCACAAGGACGTGCTGAAGAAGGTCGAGGCGCTGCGCGACCTGATCGTGTCGGGAGAGCTGAAGGTCGATGACCCCGCGGCCGCCTGA
- a CDS encoding ABC transporter ATP-binding protein, giving the protein MTPRPPDGPAEAAASGGDTPDTPDTPDTPPAVELLGITKQYPGTLANDAVDLTVRPGEIHALMGENGAGKSTLMSVLYGMERPDAGTIRVDGREVSFAGPSDAMAAGLGMVHQSFKLFDSLTVAENVVYAAEPRRFGLVDRAAARRRVRELGAEHGLPVDPDARVGALPVGLRQRVEILKLLHRGARVLILDEPTAVLTPAEADALFAVLKSLAARGRTVILVTHKLREVLEGSDRVTVLRDGRVVARLRTADTTADAIAAAMTGREVELDRVHATGTPGEVILDVDGLTTDGVREVALTVRAGEIVGIAGVAGNGQGELVEALAGLRPVASGRVRLRGEDITHASATERRARGVAYVPEDRHAVGTAPAASVAENLAMGHHRTSLSAGSRLGLLPPAAVRDHARRLIERFGVKASSPDVPASALSGGNLQKLLIGRELAHEAPLLLVEQPTRGVDIGAVQNIHDQLVAHRDAGHAVLLVSAELSEIRGLSDRVLVMYEGRVTAAYDKADADEGVLGLAMAGGGSGPAPVEAGN; this is encoded by the coding sequence ATGACCCCGCGGCCGCCTGACGGACCGGCGGAGGCCGCGGCGTCCGGTGGTGACACCCCGGACACCCCGGACACCCCGGACACCCCGCCCGCCGTCGAACTCCTCGGCATCACCAAGCAATACCCCGGCACCCTCGCCAACGACGCGGTCGACCTGACCGTCCGCCCCGGCGAGATCCACGCGCTCATGGGCGAGAACGGCGCGGGCAAGTCGACGCTGATGTCCGTCCTGTACGGCATGGAACGCCCGGACGCCGGCACGATCCGCGTCGACGGGCGCGAGGTGTCCTTCGCCGGGCCGTCCGACGCGATGGCCGCCGGGCTCGGCATGGTCCACCAGAGCTTCAAGCTGTTCGACTCGCTGACGGTCGCCGAGAACGTGGTGTACGCCGCCGAGCCGCGCCGCTTCGGCCTGGTGGACCGGGCCGCGGCCCGCCGCCGGGTCCGTGAACTCGGCGCGGAGCACGGCCTGCCGGTGGACCCCGACGCCCGGGTCGGCGCGCTGCCGGTCGGGCTGCGGCAGCGTGTGGAGATCCTCAAGCTCCTGCACCGCGGCGCCCGCGTCCTCATCCTCGACGAGCCGACCGCCGTGCTGACGCCCGCCGAGGCCGACGCCCTGTTCGCGGTGCTCAAGTCGCTGGCGGCGCGGGGCCGTACGGTGATCCTCGTCACCCACAAGCTGCGCGAGGTGCTGGAGGGCAGCGACCGGGTGACCGTCCTGCGGGACGGCCGGGTGGTGGCCCGGCTGCGGACCGCCGACACCACCGCCGACGCGATCGCGGCGGCGATGACGGGCCGCGAGGTCGAGCTGGACCGCGTCCACGCGACCGGCACGCCCGGGGAGGTGATCCTGGACGTCGACGGCCTCACCACCGACGGGGTCCGCGAGGTCGCGCTCACCGTCCGCGCCGGGGAGATCGTCGGCATCGCGGGGGTCGCCGGAAACGGCCAGGGCGAACTGGTCGAGGCCCTCGCCGGGCTGCGCCCGGTCGCCTCGGGCCGGGTCCGGCTGCGCGGCGAGGACATCACGCACGCCTCGGCGACCGAGCGGCGCGCCCGGGGCGTCGCGTACGTCCCGGAGGACCGGCACGCCGTGGGGACGGCGCCGGCGGCGTCCGTGGCGGAGAACCTGGCGATGGGCCATCACCGGACGTCCCTGTCGGCCGGGTCCCGGCTCGGCCTGCTCCCACCCGCCGCCGTACGGGACCACGCGCGGCGGCTGATCGAGCGGTTCGGCGTCAAGGCGTCGAGCCCGGACGTGCCCGCGTCGGCGCTCTCCGGCGGCAATCTGCAGAAGCTGCTGATCGGGCGTGAACTCGCCCACGAGGCCCCGCTGTTGCTCGTCGAGCAGCCGACGCGCGGCGTCGACATCGGCGCCGTCCAGAACATCCACGACCAACTCGTCGCCCACCGCGACGCCGGTCACGCCGTCCTCCTCGTCTCCGCCGAACTCAGCGAGATCCGGGGCCTGTCGGACCGCGTGCTGGTCATGTACGAGGGCCGGGTGACCGCCGCGTACGACAAGGCCGACGCGGACGAGGGCGTGCTCGGGCTCGCGATGGCCGGCGGCGGCAGCGGCCCGGCACCGGTGGAGGCCGGGAACTGA
- a CDS encoding ABC transporter permease, translating to MNRIPGGRATAALRSPVAFSVVAGVVVGALFLLGTGADPLTAYGAVLTGSLGADGIGSTLTTGTSVLGMALALAIPLRAGLINLGGDGQLVLGGITAAVTGLYSPLPAPLTVVLALLAGMAAGAAYAALAALCENRLGVPLLVSSLLLSYPAVSLASWLARYPLKEPGSSLPQTRRLPEGVALPAFGASTVTVGLLLVLLAAAAYWFTDRRTALGYEIRMTGLNPRFTAYAGVERAGLTLRLTSVSGALAGLVGAIGVLSFPYRFLDGSLTAPGYTWTGLTAALLAAAAPLGTLLASFFFAVLQVGGLSMERTTEVPRELTQVLQAVVIVFLAARLRFPRRWSGGRNRRKAAV from the coding sequence ATGAACCGCATACCCGGCGGCCGTGCGACGGCCGCCCTCCGCTCCCCCGTCGCGTTCTCCGTCGTCGCCGGTGTCGTCGTCGGCGCCCTGTTCCTGCTGGGCACGGGCGCCGATCCGCTGACCGCGTACGGCGCCGTCCTGACCGGCTCGCTCGGCGCGGACGGCATCGGCTCGACGCTGACCACCGGCACGAGTGTGCTCGGCATGGCCCTGGCGCTGGCGATCCCGCTGCGCGCCGGGCTGATCAACCTCGGCGGTGACGGACAGCTGGTCCTAGGGGGCATCACGGCCGCCGTCACCGGCCTGTACTCGCCGCTCCCGGCACCGCTCACCGTCGTCCTCGCCCTGCTGGCGGGCATGGCCGCCGGTGCCGCGTACGCCGCGCTCGCCGCGCTCTGCGAGAACAGGCTGGGTGTTCCGCTGCTGGTCAGCAGCCTGCTGCTGAGCTATCCGGCGGTGTCGCTCGCCTCCTGGCTGGCCCGCTATCCGCTCAAGGAGCCAGGGTCCAGCCTCCCCCAGACCCGCCGGCTCCCGGAGGGGGTCGCGCTGCCCGCGTTCGGTGCGTCGACGGTGACCGTGGGGCTGCTGCTGGTGCTCCTCGCGGCAGCCGCGTACTGGTTCACGGACCGGCGCACGGCGCTCGGCTACGAGATCCGGATGACCGGCCTCAACCCGCGTTTCACCGCGTACGCCGGTGTGGAGCGCGCGGGGCTGACGCTCCGGCTGACGTCCGTGTCGGGCGCGCTCGCCGGGCTCGTCGGGGCGATCGGGGTGCTGAGCTTCCCGTACCGCTTCCTGGACGGCTCGCTCACCGCGCCCGGCTACACCTGGACGGGGCTGACGGCCGCGCTCCTCGCGGCGGCGGCGCCGCTCGGCACGCTCCTCGCCTCGTTCTTCTTCGCGGTCCTCCAGGTCGGCGGGCTGTCGATGGAGCGGACGACGGAGGTGCCGCGCGAGCTGACGCAGGTGCTCCAGGCCGTCGTCATCGTGTTCCTGGCGGCCCGGCTGCGGTTCCCGCGGCGGTGGTCCGGCGGGCGGAACCGGCGGAAGGCGGCCGTGTGA
- a CDS encoding ABC transporter permease: MFFDSDLLMSALRALTPILLAALGGALCERAGVFNIGLEGMMLLGCFTAVTTSWFTGSPWLGVLAAVLAAAAYSLVLAVGAVTLRGDAVVLGIAMNLLAVGLTSFLLRTVFGVQGTFDDPSLAGLPLIGGLSPLAYLAWAAVGVAALVLSRHVWGLRLRGVGEAPDAAATLGVSPTGYKYAAVLVSGVLCGLAGAQLALGNVTLFSENMTAGRGWIAVVAVLLGRALPLGVLLAALLFGLAEAAGFRLQGLGLPQQATDAAPYVVTLGALFLTTARRRRRSPRAAAGSTGTDHPNRSGATA, encoded by the coding sequence ATGTTCTTCGACTCCGATCTGCTGATGTCGGCGCTGCGCGCCCTCACCCCGATCCTGCTGGCCGCGCTCGGCGGCGCCCTGTGCGAGCGTGCGGGCGTCTTCAACATCGGCCTCGAGGGCATGATGCTGCTGGGCTGCTTCACGGCGGTGACGACCAGCTGGTTCACCGGCAGCCCCTGGCTCGGTGTCCTCGCGGCGGTCCTCGCGGCAGCGGCGTACTCCCTGGTCCTGGCCGTCGGCGCGGTGACCCTGCGCGGCGACGCGGTGGTCCTCGGCATCGCCATGAACCTGCTCGCCGTCGGCCTGACCAGCTTCCTGCTGCGCACGGTCTTCGGCGTCCAGGGCACCTTCGACGATCCGTCACTCGCGGGACTGCCCCTGATCGGGGGGCTCTCCCCGCTGGCCTATCTGGCGTGGGCCGCCGTCGGTGTGGCCGCGCTCGTCCTGTCCCGCCATGTGTGGGGGCTGCGGCTGCGCGGGGTCGGCGAGGCACCGGACGCGGCGGCCACGCTCGGGGTGAGCCCCACCGGGTACAAGTACGCGGCGGTGCTCGTCTCCGGTGTACTGTGCGGACTCGCGGGCGCCCAACTCGCCCTGGGGAACGTCACGTTGTTCTCCGAGAACATGACGGCCGGGCGGGGCTGGATCGCCGTGGTCGCCGTGCTGCTCGGCCGCGCGCTGCCGCTGGGCGTCCTGCTCGCCGCGCTCCTCTTCGGTCTCGCCGAGGCCGCCGGCTTCCGCCTGCAGGGGCTCGGTCTGCCGCAGCAGGCGACGGACGCCGCCCCGTACGTCGTCACGCTCGGCGCCCTCTTCCTGACGACGGCCCGCCGCCGACGCCGGAGCCCCCGCGCCGCCGCGGGCAGCACCGGCACCGACCACCCCAACCGCTCTGGAGCCACCGCATGA
- a CDS encoding nucleoside phosphorylase: MTQDLLPITRIPRAGLPPRAVVVGDPARAAAVAALLDGAEEVSYHREYRVFSGSWKGVPVVVASHGVGGPGAILLFQELADAGVRTFLRFGTAGAMRPGIGDGDLVIAEAAVRDDGVTRQLLPPEYPAVSAPEAVIALQRAAREVGAPHHRGIVWTRAAFQPGLIPLDAYDRAGLAAIEMELSALYVTASLRGLVAGGVLVVDGVNADELVDEEATGGYDPHREVVALGVERGAVVALEALRLLAEEYAFEGAGSEGTGSGADGFEGDAA, from the coding sequence ATGACACAGGACCTGCTGCCCATCACCCGGATACCCAGGGCCGGGCTGCCGCCGCGCGCGGTCGTGGTCGGCGACCCGGCGCGCGCCGCGGCCGTCGCCGCGCTGCTGGACGGCGCCGAGGAGGTGTCGTACCACCGTGAGTACCGGGTGTTCAGCGGGAGTTGGAAGGGCGTGCCGGTCGTCGTCGCCTCGCACGGGGTGGGCGGTCCCGGCGCGATCCTGCTGTTCCAGGAGCTGGCGGACGCGGGGGTCCGCACCTTCCTGCGGTTCGGCACGGCGGGCGCGATGCGGCCCGGGATCGGCGACGGCGACCTGGTGATCGCGGAGGCGGCCGTACGCGACGACGGGGTGACCCGGCAGCTGCTGCCGCCCGAGTACCCGGCGGTCTCCGCCCCCGAGGCGGTCATCGCGCTCCAGCGCGCCGCCCGTGAGGTGGGAGCACCGCATCACCGGGGCATCGTATGGACGAGGGCGGCCTTCCAGCCCGGGCTGATCCCGCTCGACGCGTACGACCGTGCCGGGCTCGCCGCCATCGAGATGGAGCTGTCCGCGCTGTATGTGACGGCGTCGCTGCGCGGTCTGGTCGCGGGCGGGGTGCTCGTCGTGGACGGCGTGAACGCCGACGAACTGGTCGACGAGGAGGCCACCGGCGGTTACGACCCGCACCGCGAGGTCGTCGCGCTCGGGGTGGAGCGCGGGGCGGTCGTGGCGCTGGAGGCACTGCGGCTGCTGGCGGAGGAGTACGCGTTCGAAGGGGCCGGGTCCGAGGGGACCGGGTCCGGGGCAGACGGCTTCGAGGGGGACGCCGCGTGA
- a CDS encoding amidohydrolase has product MSEYVDLLVHGGDVLTVDEAGTLVRGGAVAVREGEIVAVGPAEEIRAAHTAAETVDASGCLVLPGLVNTHTHLAMTLLRGRADDVTLQGFLERVLRWEAELLSPKNVAAAVRVAIAESLRAGVTSALDMYWFHEAAERVAREAGWRLHTGPTFMDVPDPADGLEYGQRLEWARRDLADRSRRPGTRPVLFAHSAYTLGPDQLVDIAALAREFGALLHIHAAENATEVAMVEVRYGRRPVELLDSLGLLGPDLLLAHAVDLTGPEIAALARTGTSVAHCPVSNLKLGCGIAPVPRLLSAGVTVGLGTDGAVSSNTLDVLGAVRQAALVHKAAGDPTAVGAEQAVRMATIEGARALGLGDHLGSLEPGKRADLIVLDLGGPHLRPRHDPWSTLAYAAHSADVRDTVVEGRVLMRDRVLTTVDEAAALADLEALA; this is encoded by the coding sequence GTGAGCGAGTACGTCGATCTGCTGGTCCACGGCGGTGACGTCCTGACCGTCGACGAGGCCGGAACTCTCGTACGGGGCGGCGCGGTCGCCGTGCGCGAGGGGGAGATCGTCGCGGTCGGACCGGCGGAGGAGATCCGTGCGGCCCACACGGCGGCGGAGACCGTCGACGCCTCGGGCTGCCTGGTGCTCCCCGGGCTCGTCAACACCCACACCCATCTGGCGATGACCCTGCTGCGGGGACGCGCGGACGACGTCACCCTCCAGGGGTTCCTGGAGCGGGTGCTGCGCTGGGAGGCGGAGCTGCTGTCGCCGAAGAACGTGGCGGCGGCGGTCCGGGTCGCGATCGCCGAGAGCCTGCGGGCCGGGGTGACGTCCGCGCTGGACATGTACTGGTTCCACGAGGCGGCCGAGCGGGTCGCGCGCGAGGCGGGCTGGCGGCTGCACACGGGCCCGACCTTCATGGACGTGCCCGACCCCGCCGACGGCCTGGAGTACGGGCAGCGGCTGGAGTGGGCCCGCCGGGACCTCGCCGACCGCTCCCGCCGCCCGGGCACGCGCCCGGTGCTGTTCGCGCACTCGGCGTACACGCTCGGCCCGGACCAGCTGGTCGACATCGCCGCCCTGGCACGGGAGTTCGGGGCGCTGCTGCACATCCACGCGGCGGAGAACGCCACCGAGGTCGCCATGGTCGAGGTGCGGTACGGCAGGCGCCCGGTGGAACTGCTGGACTCGCTCGGGCTGCTCGGCCCCGATCTGCTGCTGGCCCACGCGGTGGACCTCACCGGCCCGGAGATCGCGGCGCTGGCCCGGACCGGGACCTCGGTGGCGCACTGCCCGGTGTCGAACCTGAAGCTGGGCTGCGGGATCGCCCCGGTGCCCCGGCTGCTGAGCGCGGGCGTCACCGTCGGGCTGGGCACGGACGGGGCGGTCAGCTCGAACACGCTGGACGTGCTGGGTGCCGTACGGCAGGCCGCGCTGGTGCACAAGGCGGCCGGGGACCCCACGGCGGTCGGTGCCGAGCAGGCGGTGCGCATGGCCACGATCGAGGGCGCCCGCGCGCTGGGCCTCGGCGACCACCTGGGCTCCCTGGAGCCGGGCAAGCGGGCCGACCTGATCGTGCTCGACCTGGGCGGACCCCATCTGCGACCGCGCCACGACCCCTGGTCCACCCTCGCCTACGCCGCGCACTCGGCGGACGTGCGGGACACGGTCGTGGAGGGGCGGGTGCTGATGCGCGACCGGGTCCTCACCACCGTCGACGAGGCCGCCGCCCTGGCGGATCTGGAGGCTTTGGCCTGA